In one Aulosira sp. FACHB-615 genomic region, the following are encoded:
- a CDS encoding transposase, with protein GAKVICLSPYSPDFNPIELWWSQLKSFLRNFAPTTTEMVDKLISVALDLINPQHLRNWFASCCYCTS; from the coding sequence GGTGCGAAAGTTATTTGTTTATCCCCATACTCCCCCGATTTTAATCCAATTGAATTATGGTGGTCACAACTTAAATCTTTTTTACGCAATTTTGCTCCAACTACAACAGAAATGGTTGATAAACTAATCTCAGTTGCACTCGACTTAATAAATCCTCAACATTTAAGAAACTGGTTTGCTAGTTGCTGCTACTGTACCTCATAA